From the Lactobacillus johnsonii genome, the window TTTATTAGTGCGTAATATTATTTCATTTAAATAACAAAAAGGGTCAACACTTGCTTTCGTAATTTTATATTTTTGAAATCAAAATATTATTACCGATTAAAAGTCAATTTCGACCGATGACTGATAAAACAAAGTAAAAATCTCCTATATCGATATAATTTAACTTGAAAGGAGTAAGAAATGAAATTTAAGTTATTTATTAATCCAAACAGTCAGGAAATTGTCGAAGCTACCGTCCATCGAAAAAGTGATTTTTCTACTCAATTAGAGCAATTCGTTTTATCAAATGGCAATTCAAATATAATACCTGCCTATGATGACAAAGATTTAATTATGCTTAACTTAGACAATATTATGATGTTTACAATTATTGAAAATAAGGTTTTTGCTATCTGCAATAAGAAGCAATACCACATCAGAAAAAGACTCTACCAAATAGAAGAGACCCTCCCCACTAATTTTTGGCGTATCAATAAGTCTACTATTATAAATCGCTTTTATATCGATGAATTTAAAGAAACAAAAACTTCTGGGGTAAATGTCATTATGACAAATGGATTAAGCGACTATGTTTCAAGACGTTGTTTTTCTAAAATTAGGAAGGAACTGAATTAAAATGAAAGATTTTATCAAAAATTTTATTAAAAGCGGCCTAAAAGCTGCAGGCTTTGGCCCCTTAATTCTTGTGATTTTTTATTATATTTATTCTTTTACCATTAACTTCCATACTATTTCGATTCAAAACGTAAATAAAAATATTCTTTCCAGTTTATTACTAGCCTTTATCGCAGGAGGTATCAGCGCAGTCTTTAAAGTTGAAAAAATCTCTCTTGGACTTGCAACTATGATTGATGCGATTGTAATTTACATTGACTACCTTCTCTTTTATGTTTTTAATAATTGGATAGAGTTACAACTTATCCCATTTCTAGTTTTTACCGCACTGTATATCATCGGGTACGTAATTATTTGGTTCTGTATCTACCATCAAGTAAAAATCCAGGTAAAGCAGTTAAATAATAAATTATAAAAAGAAGCAGACCACTACCATAATTAACGGTAATGATCTGCTTTTTTATCCTTCCGCCTTTTGGATTTGATCATGCATATCAGCAATATCCAAATCTTTGTTCAAAAATTCTTGGTTATCCATTGGCAAATGTTGCTCAATAGTAGTAAATGGTTGTAAATAAACAGTTGCTTCTTTTATCTTAAAGTCTAATAAGTGCCCACCAATTGACTTATTATCTGCTAAAAAATGCAAATGGTATCCAGCAGCTGCCATTCCTTGGAACATCTTCGGTGCAAAGTAACCTATGACTGTACCAGAAACATCAGTAGATTCAAAAACAGCTTGTTCATCTGCTACCTGCAATAAAGTCTTGTAAGGCCTTGTCTGCTTTTCAACTACTCTTGTTTTAACAGTTGAAAAAATTCCCACAATTTTAACTGCGAAAAAGACATTTTTATAAGGGTAATCAACTAGAATTTTATCTTCTAATTCTTTTTGAGTTAAATTTTCGACCTTAAAACTATCTTTTATCTCTTCAAAGTGAACTGTCGCAAATGGGACCTTTTCTTCTGGTTTTAAGATTCTAATTTCACCATTGCTTTGAGCTAAATACGGTACATGATCAAGTAAAATCATTTCACCATCAAGGCCGCTAGCTGTTCCAATGCCCCAGTCACCGTGTTTTAACAGATCTGCAACTGTCATTGTCCCTTCAAACAATCCTGGCACCAGCATCCCCAAAGTACCATGTTGATAAACCTTGCTTTCATATTTTGCCATAATTTTTCTACCTTCCATTAATGCAGTTGATCCTCTAAGATTGTCTTTCCTAATTCTTGATTAAAACTGTAATCAACTGGTATATCAACCACAGTTGGACCATCTTCCTTAAAGGCCTTATCCAAAATCCTATCTAAGTCAGCTGCTTTCTCTACACGGTAACCCTTAGCACCAAAGCTTTCTGCATATTTAACAAAGTCTACAGGGCCAAATTTAACAGCTGCTGAATCGCCATACTTTAATTCTTCTTGGAATTTAACCATGTCATAATTTCCATCATTCCAGATAATATGGACAATATTCAAACCTAATCGAACAGCAGTCTCTAAATCTTGTGAGGAGAACATGAAGCCTCCATCCCCAGAAACAGAAACAATTTTTGTATTTGGTCTTACCAAAGCTGCTGCGACCGCCCAAGGAAGAGCAACTCCAAGTGTTTGCATTCCGTTACTAAAAAGCAAATGACGTGGTTCATAACTTCTAAAGTGCCGTGCCATCCAGATGTAAAAACTACCAACATCCACTGTTACCGTCATGTCATCGGTAACTCGGTCTTGTAGGGCCTGGATAATACTTAGGGGATGACTTTTCACTTGATCTTTAGTCACAGCAGGTGGTGTATCACGTTTTTGCAAAGTTTTACGTAATGAATCAAGATACTCTTTAGATTCATTCGGCATGGAATAGCCCTTCATATAGGGTAAGAGGAAGTCTAAAGTTTGAGAAATATCTCCAACCAATTCTCGCTCAGGCTGATAATTTTTATCAATTTCTGCCCGCATCGAATCAATTACAACAATATTCGCGCTTCGATCAGAATTCCAGTTTCGAGGCTCATATTCAATTGGATCATAACCAATTGCAATAACCAGATCACTCTTTTTAAGCAATTGATCACCCGGTTGGTTTCTAAACAAACCTACACGACCGAAGAAATCATCCTCTAATTCACGTGGGATAATTCCAGCACCTTGAAAAGTTTCAACTACAGGTAAATGAGTTTCCGCAATTAAACGTCTGATAGCTCTGGTAGTTTCTGGATCAGATGCCCGCATTCCTAACAAAAGTACAGGAAGCTTTGCGGCTTTAATACGCTGTGAAAGTAAAGTTGATTCAATTGGACTAGCTGGTCCTAACTTTGGCGGCTCAAGTGGTGCAATCACGCTCGTCTTTACTTCTGCATCAGTTACATCTTGTGGAACAGAAACAAAACTTGCCCCTTGCTTAGATGCCTCTGCTTCTTGATATGCGTTAGCAATCACCTCAGAAATATTCTCAGGCTCTTGAACTTCGGCACTATATTTAGTAATCGGAGCAAATAAAGCTGCATTTTTCATACTTTGGTGAGTTAAACGCAGAAGATCTGTTCGCTGCACTTGGCCGGAAATAGCTAGTACGGGATCACCTTCTGCTGTAGCAGTTACTAAGCCAGTTGCTAAATTTGATGCACCCGGCCCTGAAGTAGTAAGGACAACACCGGGTTTTCCTGTAATCCTTCCTACTCCAGCCGCCATGAAGGCCGCATTTTGTTCGTGCCGCGTTAAAACAAATTTAGGCGTACGTGGATCTTTAGAATGTTCAAGTAATTCAAATACTCGATCAATTTTGGCACCTGGAATTCCAAAGACAAATTTAACATCATGATTAATTAAGCTATCAACAATTGCATTTGCACCGTAATATTTTTCTTCTGCCACAGCAATCTTCCTTCTTCCAATATAGGTTGTATATCTACTTACAAATTAAAAGTATACTTACAAGCCAACATACTTTCAAGTAAATATAATTATAGAAAACTTCGAATCAAATACTTCTAATATAGATATATCACAAATCCATTCTATAATAG encodes:
- a CDS encoding LytTR family DNA-binding domain-containing protein, with translation MKFKLFINPNSQEIVEATVHRKSDFSTQLEQFVLSNGNSNIIPAYDDKDLIMLNLDNIMMFTIIENKVFAICNKKQYHIRKRLYQIEETLPTNFWRINKSTIINRFYIDEFKETKTSGVNVIMTNGLSDYVSRRCFSKIRKELN
- a CDS encoding DUF3021 domain-containing protein yields the protein MKDFIKNFIKSGLKAAGFGPLILVIFYYIYSFTINFHTISIQNVNKNILSSLLLAFIAGGISAVFKVEKISLGLATMIDAIVIYIDYLLFYVFNNWIELQLIPFLVFTALYIIGYVIIWFCIYHQVKIQVKQLNNKL
- the budA gene encoding acetolactate decarboxylase, which gives rise to MAKYESKVYQHGTLGMLVPGLFEGTMTVADLLKHGDWGIGTASGLDGEMILLDHVPYLAQSNGEIRILKPEEKVPFATVHFEEIKDSFKVENLTQKELEDKILVDYPYKNVFFAVKIVGIFSTVKTRVVEKQTRPYKTLLQVADEQAVFESTDVSGTVIGYFAPKMFQGMAAAGYHLHFLADNKSIGGHLLDFKIKEATVYLQPFTTIEQHLPMDNQEFLNKDLDIADMHDQIQKAEG
- the alsS gene encoding acetolactate synthase AlsS, whose product is MAEEKYYGANAIVDSLINHDVKFVFGIPGAKIDRVFELLEHSKDPRTPKFVLTRHEQNAAFMAAGVGRITGKPGVVLTTSGPGASNLATGLVTATAEGDPVLAISGQVQRTDLLRLTHQSMKNAALFAPITKYSAEVQEPENISEVIANAYQEAEASKQGASFVSVPQDVTDAEVKTSVIAPLEPPKLGPASPIESTLLSQRIKAAKLPVLLLGMRASDPETTRAIRRLIAETHLPVVETFQGAGIIPRELEDDFFGRVGLFRNQPGDQLLKKSDLVIAIGYDPIEYEPRNWNSDRSANIVVIDSMRAEIDKNYQPERELVGDISQTLDFLLPYMKGYSMPNESKEYLDSLRKTLQKRDTPPAVTKDQVKSHPLSIIQALQDRVTDDMTVTVDVGSFYIWMARHFRSYEPRHLLFSNGMQTLGVALPWAVAAALVRPNTKIVSVSGDGGFMFSSQDLETAVRLGLNIVHIIWNDGNYDMVKFQEELKYGDSAAVKFGPVDFVKYAESFGAKGYRVEKAADLDRILDKAFKEDGPTVVDIPVDYSFNQELGKTILEDQLH